TGGTGAGCGTTACAGCGACTTCGTCCTTGAGGACGACAAGATTCGCAAGGCCATGAACAAGGACCTCGAGCGTGCAGGCGTGTCCCGCATCATCATCGAGCGCACCCGTGACCGTGTGCGTGTGGACATCCACACCGCCCGCCCGGGTATTGTCATCGGCCGTCGTGGAGCAGAGGCCGAACGTGTTCGTGCCAAGCTCGAGAAGATCACGGGCAAGCAGGTTCAGCTCAACATCTTCGAAGTCAAGAACGCCGCTCTGGACGCCCAGCTTGTCGCTCAGTCCATCGCCGAGCAGCTGACCAACCGCGTCACGTTCCGTCGTGCCATGCGCAAGGCTCAGCAGGACGCGATGCGCGCTGGCGCCAAGGGTATCCGCATCAAGCTCTCCGGCCGCCTTGGAGGCGCCGAGATGAGCCGTTCCGAGTTCTATCGTGAGGGTCGCGTTCCGCTGCAGACCCTTCGCGCTCTGATTGATTACGGCTTCTTCGAAGCCCGTACGACCTATGGCCGTATCGGTGTGAAGGTCTGGATCTACAAGGGCGACATGACCGAACGTCAGTTCGATGAGCAGCAGGCCCAGCAGGACAACAACCGTGGACGCCGTGGCGGCGATCGTCGCCCGCGTCGTGGTGGACGTCCCTCCGGTGCTCGTGGTTCCAAGCCGGCAGAAGCCAAGGCCCCGCAGGCCGAAGCCGCTGCCGCAGCCGAACCCGCAGCAGCCGCAGCACCTGCCGCCTCGGAAGCAAAGGAGTGAGCAGATATGCTTATCCCAAAGAGGACTAAGTACCGTAAACAGCAGCGTCCGAA
This genomic stretch from Bifidobacterium sp. ESL0690 harbors:
- the rpsC gene encoding 30S ribosomal protein S3 encodes the protein MGQKINPLGYRLGITEDHRSKWFSDSNKPGERYSDFVLEDDKIRKAMNKDLERAGVSRIIIERTRDRVRVDIHTARPGIVIGRRGAEAERVRAKLEKITGKQVQLNIFEVKNAALDAQLVAQSIAEQLTNRVTFRRAMRKAQQDAMRAGAKGIRIKLSGRLGGAEMSRSEFYREGRVPLQTLRALIDYGFFEARTTYGRIGVKVWIYKGDMTERQFDEQQAQQDNNRGRRGGDRRPRRGGRPSGARGSKPAEAKAPQAEAAAAAEPAAAAAPAASEAKE